The following coding sequences are from one Frigoribacterium sp. Leaf415 window:
- a CDS encoding PilZ domain-containing protein encodes MTSTILAYTVPFTLDRSRAPRVYRLVNDSPETVTGIRVTLVGTGLLVPVATTRLDPGDSVDLCVLGVELTRSAIAVVRWFRPDGDEYLWRFSF; translated from the coding sequence ATGACGTCGACGATCCTCGCCTACACCGTCCCCTTCACCCTCGACCGCTCCCGCGCGCCCCGCGTCTACCGACTGGTCAACGACTCCCCCGAGACCGTGACCGGCATCAGGGTCACCCTCGTGGGCACGGGGCTGCTCGTCCCCGTCGCGACCACCCGACTCGACCCCGGCGACTCCGTCGACCTCTGCGTGCTGGGTGTCGAACTGACCCGCAGCGCGATCGCCGTCGTGCGGTGGTTCCGGCCCGACGGCGACGAGTACCTGTGGCGGTTCAGCTTCTGA
- a CDS encoding helix-turn-helix domain-containing protein, which translates to MPDPTSAAARLFGERIRDERLRLGLSQDEVAHLAGMNVSNYGKIERGIGNPVLHTIVRLAVVLGVDPAVLVTGLGVEHLPPVLEAFTAADYVAERRARLSS; encoded by the coding sequence ATGCCTGATCCGACGTCCGCCGCCGCCCGCCTCTTCGGAGAACGCATCCGCGACGAGCGCCTGCGGCTCGGACTGAGCCAGGACGAAGTGGCGCACCTCGCGGGCATGAACGTGTCGAACTACGGGAAGATCGAGCGCGGCATCGGCAACCCCGTGCTGCACACGATCGTCCGGCTCGCCGTGGTGTTGGGGGTCGACCCGGCCGTCCTGGTGACCGGCCTCGGGGTCGAACACCTCCCGCCCGTCCTCGAGGCCTTCACGGCCGCGGACTACGTCGCCGAGAGACGGGCTCGTCTCAGCAGCTGA
- a CDS encoding CDP-glycerol glycerophosphotransferase family protein: MPLTRDLGLAWSLARRAVRSRSSRRRLERDPRAAATPAPGTVRVAVYFADTAVNMYQIRQWYAPLARLAETFPVAIVVRSPGTMVTMLDESPVPLVYARKVADLEDFVAAQPLAMTLYVNQNAKNFQMMRYGRMWHVFVNHGESDKMYMTTNQFKAYDYAFVAGDAAKDRLAAKLWDYDLDKRAVPIGRPQADHFSGEVPYPDDDRLVVLYAPTWEGDRPAAAYGSIATHGLALVRALLASGRHRVVYRAHPRSGVLDPEYRRAHEAIIRALAEANTRDPGAHHVHDEGPELGWQLAAADVAVTDISAMVYDRLATGRPLVVTRPVAVEADVDESGYLGDAEWLTADGAGEIVSLVDRVVDDPEARGRLEHWVRRHFGDTSPGAATHRFENAVADLVRLRDDYAARRPSSDEPRSQGADDDADREAGDAEASDL, encoded by the coding sequence GTGCCGTTGACCCGAGACCTGGGGCTCGCCTGGAGCCTCGCCCGCCGCGCCGTCCGTTCGCGCAGCAGTCGACGCCGGCTCGAGCGCGACCCACGGGCCGCGGCGACGCCCGCTCCGGGCACGGTCCGCGTCGCCGTGTACTTCGCCGACACGGCCGTGAACATGTACCAGATCCGGCAGTGGTACGCACCGCTCGCCCGCCTGGCCGAGACCTTCCCCGTCGCGATCGTCGTCCGCTCGCCGGGCACGATGGTCACGATGCTCGACGAGAGCCCGGTGCCCCTCGTCTACGCCCGCAAGGTGGCCGACCTCGAGGACTTCGTCGCCGCTCAACCCCTCGCCATGACGCTGTACGTCAACCAGAACGCCAAGAACTTCCAGATGATGCGGTACGGCCGCATGTGGCACGTCTTCGTCAACCACGGCGAGAGCGACAAGATGTACATGACGACGAACCAGTTCAAGGCGTACGACTACGCCTTCGTCGCGGGCGACGCCGCGAAGGACCGCCTCGCCGCCAAACTCTGGGACTACGACCTCGACAAGCGTGCCGTGCCCATCGGTCGGCCCCAGGCCGACCACTTCTCGGGCGAGGTGCCCTACCCCGACGACGACCGACTGGTCGTGCTCTACGCCCCCACCTGGGAGGGCGACCGTCCTGCAGCCGCCTACGGATCGATCGCCACGCACGGCCTCGCCCTCGTCAGGGCTCTGCTGGCCTCGGGGCGTCACCGGGTCGTCTATCGGGCGCACCCGCGCAGCGGTGTGCTCGACCCCGAGTACCGGCGAGCCCACGAGGCGATCATCCGGGCCCTGGCCGAGGCCAACACACGTGATCCCGGCGCCCACCACGTCCACGACGAGGGGCCCGAACTCGGCTGGCAACTGGCCGCGGCCGACGTCGCCGTCACCGACATCTCGGCGATGGTCTACGACCGCCTCGCGACGGGCCGGCCCCTGGTCGTGACCCGTCCGGTGGCCGTCGAGGCCGACGTCGACGAGTCGGGCTACCTCGGCGACGCCGAATGGTTGACGGCCGACGGTGCGGGCGAGATCGTCTCTCTCGTCGACCGGGTCGTCGACGATCCGGAGGCGCGGGGCCGTCTCGAGCACTGGGTGCGTCGTCACTTCGGTGACACGTCGCCCGGGGCGGCCACGCATCGGTTCGAGAACGCGGTGGCGGACCTCGTGCGGCTGCGTGACGACTACGCCGCACGCCGGCCGTCATCCGACGAACCACGCTCGCAGGGTGCGGACGACGACGCCGACCGGGAGGCCGGCGACGCGGAGGCGTCCGACCTCTGA
- a CDS encoding glycosyltransferase family 2 protein → MSEVLPRVGVVSLTQGRRPGDLRRGLASLLAQRDVDLDVVCVVNGRDAATAEVEVPTGVRLLELAENVGIPAGRNRGAEAVSGDWIFFLDDDASLPSDRFLADAVALSRARPEIGLLQPRVVDPDGAVNPRRWTPRLRKGDPRRSSDVFSVWEGATLLPRDVFDACAGWGEPYFYAHEGIELAWRVWAQGRRTWYEGSLVANHPAIDPARHAEYYRLNARNRVWLAKRNLPWPLVPVYVASWTAVQLLRWARTPRRLRPWFAGWMEGWREAPGGRRSIGWVTVLRMSRAGRPPVL, encoded by the coding sequence CTGAGCGAGGTCCTGCCCCGGGTCGGAGTCGTGAGCCTGACCCAGGGGCGACGCCCTGGCGACCTGCGTCGGGGATTGGCCTCGCTGCTGGCCCAGCGCGACGTCGACCTGGACGTCGTCTGCGTGGTCAACGGACGCGACGCCGCGACCGCGGAGGTCGAGGTGCCGACCGGAGTCCGCCTGCTCGAGCTCGCCGAGAACGTGGGCATCCCCGCCGGCCGCAACCGGGGGGCCGAAGCCGTCTCGGGCGACTGGATCTTCTTCCTCGACGACGACGCGAGTCTGCCCTCCGACCGGTTCCTCGCCGACGCCGTCGCGTTGTCGCGGGCCCGACCCGAGATCGGGCTCCTGCAGCCACGGGTCGTGGACCCCGACGGTGCCGTCAACCCGCGCCGGTGGACGCCTCGCCTGCGCAAGGGAGACCCCCGCCGGTCGAGCGACGTCTTCTCGGTCTGGGAGGGGGCGACCCTGCTGCCCCGCGACGTCTTCGACGCCTGTGCCGGCTGGGGCGAGCCGTACTTCTACGCGCACGAGGGCATCGAGCTGGCGTGGCGGGTCTGGGCCCAGGGCAGGCGCACCTGGTACGAGGGCTCGCTCGTGGCGAACCATCCGGCCATCGACCCGGCGCGCCACGCCGAGTACTACCGGCTGAACGCCCGCAACCGGGTCTGGTTGGCCAAGCGCAACCTCCCCTGGCCGCTCGTCCCCGTCTACGTGGCGTCCTGGACGGCGGTCCAGCTGCTGCGGTGGGCACGGACCCCGCGCCGCCTGCGGCCGTGGTTCGCGGGCTGGATGGAGGGGTGGCGGGAGGCGCCGGGCGGTCGACGGTCCATCGGTTGGGTAACGGTCCTCCGCATGTCCAGGGCCGGCCGACCTCCGGTCCTCTAG
- a CDS encoding CDP-alcohol phosphatidyltransferase family protein — MTALPTRPSSIAELRRVAQPPEVRSRANAEHWTASLYLRDVSPYLTWWLLKTSVSANGVTGLMILVGWCTALSLLVPGITGALLALVLGQLQMLVDCCDGEVARWRGTSSPAGVFLDKVGHYSTEALIPIVLGIRAAGFPFETPGDFLWTTAGFALALVIVLNKALNDMVHVARANAGLDRLEDKRGGATQPSGRLLSRLRSAARFVPFHRLYHSVELTMLVFLAALVGLVVGGVTADRVLLVALLPLSVLALVGHFVAIMASKRVRS; from the coding sequence ATGACCGCGCTGCCCACCAGACCGAGTTCGATCGCCGAGTTGCGACGCGTCGCCCAGCCGCCCGAGGTGCGCAGTCGTGCGAACGCCGAGCACTGGACGGCCTCGTTGTACCTGCGCGACGTCTCGCCCTATCTGACCTGGTGGCTGCTCAAGACGAGCGTCTCGGCGAACGGCGTGACCGGGTTGATGATTCTCGTCGGCTGGTGCACCGCCCTGTCGCTGCTCGTGCCGGGCATCACCGGCGCGCTGCTCGCCCTCGTGCTGGGCCAACTGCAGATGCTCGTCGACTGCTGTGACGGCGAGGTCGCCCGCTGGCGCGGCACCAGTTCGCCGGCCGGGGTCTTCCTCGACAAGGTCGGCCACTACTCGACCGAGGCCCTCATCCCGATCGTGTTGGGCATCCGTGCCGCCGGTTTCCCGTTCGAGACGCCGGGCGACTTCCTCTGGACGACCGCGGGCTTCGCCCTGGCCCTCGTGATCGTGCTGAACAAGGCGCTCAACGACATGGTCCACGTCGCTCGCGCGAACGCGGGCCTCGACCGGCTCGAAGACAAACGAGGAGGCGCGACGCAGCCGAGCGGGCGCCTCCTGTCCCGATTGCGCAGCGCCGCGCGCTTCGTGCCGTTCCACCGGCTGTACCACTCCGTCGAGCTGACCATGCTCGTCTTCCTCGCCGCGCTCGTCGGCCTCGTCGTCGGAGGCGTGACCGCCGACCGCGTCCTGCTCGTCGCCCTGCTCCCGCTGTCGGTGCTGGCGCTGGTCGGCCACTTCGTCGCGATCATGGCGTCGAAGCGGGTGCGCTCCTGA
- a CDS encoding glycosyltransferase family 2 protein, which translates to MQAGDATRPGVSYVMPVLNEEREIRAAVESLLIQDYEGPFEVILALGPSVDRTNEVVAEMAAADPRVRSIPNPVGSTPAGLNVAIRASVHPITVRVDAHSVLPSDYTRIAVETLERSGADNVGGIMAAVGRTPFEKAVARAYGSRVGLGGTPHHVGGVEGPTDTAYLGVFLRHRLLEVGLFDEGVKRGQDWELNRRLRATGGTVWFTPRLVVTYRPRPSLRKLARQFVATGLWRGELARRFPKANTLRYLVPPVMVVGVALGLLVGLVGVVGLVLGSPLGWATLALVVPGVYVVFVLAAALLAARGDDLRTRLWFLVVLPSIHFGWGVGFVLGFLDLTKNITAQTGR; encoded by the coding sequence ATGCAAGCAGGCGACGCCACCCGACCCGGTGTCTCGTACGTCATGCCCGTCCTCAACGAAGAGCGTGAGATCCGGGCGGCGGTCGAGAGCCTGCTCATCCAGGACTACGAGGGCCCCTTCGAGGTCATCCTGGCCCTCGGCCCGAGCGTCGACCGCACGAACGAGGTCGTGGCCGAGATGGCGGCGGCCGACCCCCGGGTCCGCAGCATCCCCAACCCGGTCGGCTCCACGCCGGCCGGCCTCAACGTGGCCATCCGAGCGTCGGTCCACCCGATCACGGTGCGCGTCGACGCCCATTCCGTGCTTCCGAGCGACTACACCCGCATCGCGGTCGAGACCCTCGAGCGCAGTGGAGCCGACAACGTGGGCGGCATCATGGCCGCCGTCGGGCGCACCCCCTTCGAGAAGGCCGTGGCCCGGGCCTACGGCAGCAGGGTCGGCCTCGGGGGCACGCCCCACCACGTCGGCGGCGTCGAAGGCCCGACCGACACGGCCTATTTGGGCGTCTTCCTGCGACACCGGCTGCTCGAGGTCGGACTTTTCGACGAGGGCGTCAAGCGCGGTCAGGACTGGGAGCTCAACCGGCGGCTCCGGGCCACGGGCGGGACGGTCTGGTTCACCCCGCGGCTCGTGGTCACCTACCGGCCTCGTCCGAGCCTGCGCAAGCTCGCCCGACAGTTCGTCGCCACCGGGCTCTGGCGCGGCGAACTGGCCCGGCGGTTCCCCAAGGCGAACACCTTGCGGTACCTGGTGCCGCCCGTCATGGTGGTCGGGGTGGCCCTCGGCCTGTTGGTCGGACTGGTCGGTGTGGTCGGGCTCGTGCTCGGCAGCCCGCTCGGGTGGGCGACGCTCGCCCTCGTCGTGCCCGGCGTGTACGTCGTCTTCGTCCTCGCGGCCGCACTGCTCGCCGCCCGCGGCGACGACCTCCGCACCCGCCTCTGGTTTCTCGTAGTCTTGCCTTCCATCCACTTCGGGTGGGGCGTCGGCTTCGTGCTCGGCTTCCTCGACCTCACGAAGAACATCACTGCCCAGACCGGAAGGTAG
- a CDS encoding S1C family serine protease: MTDTPRHDDTDDGAPRTPEGTADGSQGVPGDDRSAHDGAQPTTPYPADQGVTYGAPPLPGSTPQAGSFESGADQARHDQAHDRTQPHPGSYQQPSSYQQSGSYQQPGSYQQPAPYQQAGSHQQPGSHQQPGSYQQGDPYQQPGSYQQGDPYQQPGSYQQGDPYQQQASDPSAFAYDTTNSYAAAGWQAPPEKPKKSRRGVGSVAAALLVGVLVGGAAGGGVAAVLSRDSGAGVSATGESRDLTVNDYDDATVVTAVAAKATKSVVTINVTAGESGGTGSGVILSDDGYIVTNTHVVTLDGASASGTVTVTLSDGSILPAEVVGLDPTVDLAVLKVDATGLTPIDFADSSKLNVGDTAVAIGAPLGLSNTVTDGIVSTLNRSITVQSSAAPTDGSDEGQQNDNNGQGPFSFNNGDGSTQNQASSVISLPVIQTDASINPGNSGGALLNSQGELIGLNVAIASSGESSGSIGVGFSVPSNLVQRVAKEIMANGKASHGLLGASVNDATSDAAATRVGALIVQLSPGGAAQNAGLRQGDVVTEFNGVPISDRTDLTAQVRFLAGGATADLTYVRDGTTDTTKVTLDTLTS; this comes from the coding sequence ATGACCGACACCCCCCGCCACGACGACACCGACGACGGCGCCCCGCGCACGCCCGAGGGCACCGCCGACGGTTCGCAGGGCGTCCCGGGCGACGACCGGAGCGCGCACGACGGCGCCCAGCCCACGACGCCGTACCCGGCCGACCAGGGCGTCACCTACGGTGCTCCGCCCCTGCCCGGCAGCACCCCGCAGGCCGGGTCCTTCGAGTCCGGGGCCGACCAGGCGCGGCACGACCAGGCCCACGACCGGACGCAGCCCCACCCCGGCTCGTACCAGCAGCCGTCGTCGTACCAGCAGTCCGGCTCGTACCAGCAGCCCGGTTCCTACCAGCAGCCTGCTCCGTACCAGCAGGCCGGATCTCACCAGCAGCCGGGTTCTCACCAGCAGCCAGGGTCGTACCAGCAGGGTGACCCCTACCAGCAGCCAGGGTCGTACCAGCAGGGTGACCCCTACCAGCAGCCAGGGTCGTACCAGCAGGGCGATCCCTACCAGCAGCAGGCCTCCGACCCGTCGGCGTTCGCGTACGACACGACGAACTCGTACGCCGCGGCGGGTTGGCAGGCACCCCCGGAGAAGCCGAAGAAGAGCCGGCGCGGCGTGGGGTCCGTCGCCGCGGCCCTCCTGGTCGGCGTCCTCGTGGGCGGCGCGGCGGGCGGTGGCGTCGCCGCGGTGCTCTCCCGCGACTCGGGGGCCGGGGTCTCGGCGACCGGTGAGTCCCGCGACCTGACGGTGAACGACTACGACGACGCGACGGTCGTCACGGCCGTCGCGGCGAAGGCGACGAAGTCGGTCGTCACGATCAACGTGACGGCGGGCGAGTCCGGCGGCACCGGCTCGGGCGTCATCCTGAGCGACGACGGCTACATCGTCACGAACACGCACGTCGTCACCCTGGACGGGGCCAGCGCGTCGGGCACCGTCACCGTCACGCTCAGCGACGGCAGCATCCTGCCGGCCGAGGTCGTGGGGCTCGACCCCACGGTCGACCTCGCCGTGCTGAAGGTCGACGCGACGGGGCTCACCCCGATCGACTTCGCCGACTCGTCGAAGCTGAACGTCGGTGACACGGCCGTGGCCATCGGAGCACCGCTCGGCCTGTCGAACACGGTGACCGACGGCATCGTCTCGACCCTCAACCGCAGCATCACCGTGCAGTCCTCGGCAGCGCCGACCGACGGCAGCGACGAGGGACAGCAGAACGACAACAACGGCCAGGGGCCCTTCTCGTTCAACAACGGTGACGGCTCCACGCAGAACCAGGCCAGCTCGGTCATCTCCCTGCCGGTCATCCAGACCGACGCGTCGATCAACCCGGGCAACTCCGGTGGTGCGCTGCTCAACTCGCAGGGCGAGCTGATCGGCCTCAACGTCGCCATCGCCAGTTCGGGGGAGTCGTCCGGCAGCATCGGCGTCGGGTTCTCGGTGCCGTCGAACCTCGTGCAGCGGGTCGCCAAAGAGATCATGGCGAACGGCAAGGCCAGCCACGGCCTCCTCGGTGCCAGCGTGAACGACGCCACGAGCGACGCGGCGGCCACCCGGGTCGGTGCCCTCATCGTCCAGCTCAGCCCCGGTGGCGCGGCACAGAACGCCGGCCTGCGGCAGGGCGACGTCGTGACCGAGTTCAACGGCGTGCCGATCAGCGACCGGACCGACCTCACGGCGCAGGTCAGGTTCCTCGCCGGTGGCGCGACGGCCGACCTGACCTACGTCCGGGACGGGACGACCGACACGACGAAGGTCACCCTCGACACCTTGACCAGCTGA
- a CDS encoding aminotransferase class I/II-fold pyridoxal phosphate-dependent enzyme, with product MTPPAPWQRAASGAMLLDGAGRLAPTIFAEMSALATATDSINLGQGFPDEDGPVEVLEAAHEALRSGLNQYPPGRGMPVLLEAVAAHQRRFYDLDLDPRREVLVTAGATEALAATILAFVDRGDEVVTLEPFYDAYGAVIGLSGGVHVTVPLRGPDSTVDPDELRPAFGPRTRLVVLNDPHNPTGSVLDDATRRLLLELAVEHDALVVTDEVYEHLLFDGAVHVPFATLPGAAARTISISSGGKTFNTTGWKIGWLTGPAELVDRIVAVKQYLTFVNGSVFQPAIAVGLGLPDAYFEGIARTLAHKRDVLSDGLRRAGFAVRASHGSYFVVADAAPLGFDDAADLCRRLPELAGVVGLPISAFCHPVHAAEQSSLVRFAFCKRIEVLERASAQLASLSV from the coding sequence ATGACTCCTCCAGCACCCTGGCAGCGCGCGGCGAGCGGCGCGATGCTCCTCGACGGCGCGGGCCGACTCGCCCCGACGATCTTCGCCGAGATGTCGGCCCTCGCCACGGCGACCGACAGCATCAACCTCGGGCAGGGCTTCCCGGACGAGGACGGCCCGGTCGAGGTCCTCGAGGCGGCGCACGAGGCCCTGCGCTCCGGCCTCAACCAGTACCCGCCGGGCCGAGGCATGCCCGTCCTGCTCGAGGCGGTCGCCGCCCACCAGCGGCGGTTCTACGACCTCGACCTCGACCCGCGACGCGAGGTGCTCGTGACCGCGGGGGCGACCGAGGCGCTGGCGGCGACGATCCTGGCGTTCGTCGACCGGGGTGACGAGGTGGTCACGCTCGAACCGTTCTACGACGCGTACGGGGCCGTCATCGGGCTCTCGGGCGGCGTCCACGTCACCGTGCCGCTCCGGGGTCCGGACTCGACGGTCGACCCGGACGAACTGCGCCCGGCCTTCGGACCGCGCACCCGGCTCGTCGTGCTGAACGATCCGCACAACCCCACCGGCAGCGTCCTCGACGACGCGACCAGGCGCCTCCTGCTCGAGCTCGCCGTCGAGCACGACGCACTCGTCGTCACCGACGAGGTCTACGAGCACCTGCTCTTCGACGGTGCGGTCCACGTGCCGTTCGCCACACTGCCCGGCGCGGCGGCTCGGACGATCAGCATCTCGTCGGGGGGCAAGACCTTCAACACGACGGGGTGGAAGATCGGCTGGCTGACCGGTCCGGCGGAGCTCGTCGATCGCATCGTCGCCGTCAAGCAGTACCTGACCTTCGTGAACGGTTCGGTCTTCCAGCCCGCGATCGCCGTCGGGCTCGGACTCCCCGACGCCTACTTCGAGGGGATCGCGCGCACGCTGGCCCACAAACGCGACGTCCTGTCCGACGGGCTGCGCCGTGCCGGGTTCGCCGTGCGCGCCAGCCACGGCTCGTACTTCGTGGTCGCCGACGCCGCCCCCCTGGGCTTCGACGACGCGGCCGACCTGTGCCGGCGGCTTCCCGAGCTGGCCGGTGTCGTCGGGCTGCCGATCAGCGCCTTCTGCCATCCGGTGCACGCCGCCGAGCAGTCGTCCCTCGTCCGGTTCGCCTTCTGCAAGCGCATCGAGGTGCTCGAGCGGGCCTCGGCCCAGCTCGCGTCACTCTCGGTCTGA
- a CDS encoding carbon-nitrogen hydrolase family protein has translation MSTGGTGGTGGTGGTGGIDSIGGAPDVVVAVVQTAPGDDPARNMRTITDLTEEAARRGAQVAVFPEYSSYFSAELGPSYLEAAEPTDGPFVRHLTALADRLGVVLVAGLVAASPDPARFENLLVAVAPGRGVVATYSKQHLYDAFGGQESRWIVPGPLAVAATFEFGGLVFGLQTCYDLRFPEVTRTLVDAGADVVLMPAEWVRGPLKQHHWTTLLTARALENTVYVAAADHAPPVGVGCSTIVDPTGVALASVGDEVDVMALGRVSADRIAAVRRTNPSLALRRYDVVPRRDGGGPPSGRGSDRE, from the coding sequence ATGAGCACGGGCGGCACCGGCGGCACCGGCGGCACCGGCGGCACCGGCGGCATCGACAGCATCGGCGGCGCGCCCGACGTCGTCGTCGCGGTGGTGCAGACCGCCCCCGGTGACGACCCGGCACGCAACATGAGGACGATCACGGACCTCACCGAGGAGGCGGCCCGACGGGGCGCGCAGGTGGCCGTCTTCCCCGAGTACTCGTCGTACTTCTCGGCCGAGCTGGGGCCGTCGTACCTCGAGGCCGCGGAGCCCACGGACGGGCCGTTCGTGCGTCACCTCACCGCACTGGCGGATCGGCTCGGCGTCGTGCTCGTCGCCGGCCTGGTCGCGGCGTCGCCCGATCCGGCGCGGTTCGAGAACCTGCTCGTGGCCGTGGCGCCCGGTCGGGGCGTCGTCGCCACGTACTCGAAGCAGCACCTCTACGACGCGTTCGGTGGGCAGGAGTCCCGCTGGATCGTGCCGGGCCCGTTGGCCGTCGCCGCGACCTTCGAGTTCGGCGGGCTCGTCTTCGGCCTGCAGACCTGCTACGACCTGAGGTTCCCCGAGGTCACGCGGACGCTCGTCGACGCCGGGGCCGACGTCGTCCTGATGCCGGCCGAGTGGGTGCGTGGACCGCTCAAGCAGCACCACTGGACGACCCTGCTGACGGCCAGGGCGCTCGAGAACACCGTATACGTCGCCGCGGCGGACCACGCACCGCCCGTCGGCGTCGGTTGCAGCACGATCGTCGATCCGACGGGCGTGGCCCTCGCCTCGGTCGGCGACGAGGTCGACGTGATGGCGCTGGGCCGGGTCTCGGCCGACCGGATCGCGGCCGTGCGCCGGACGAACCCGTCCCTGGCCCTGCGTCGGTACGACGTGGTCCCGCGCCGTGACGGCGGCGGCCCGCCCTCGGGGAGGGGCTCAGACCGAGAGTGA
- a CDS encoding glycerate kinase, with protein sequence MSRLRVVLAPDSFKGSLDASEAAAALAAGWSRSRPEDEIVALPLADGGEGTLDAFERAVPGSIRHEVVVEGPDGRPVDAPWLALPDGTAVVELASSCGLGFLISPAPHDATTRGLGDVIRAAVGAGAVRLLVGLGGSGSTDGGAGALAALGARIVDSLGEPVGPGNHGLTTAARVDLSGLIALPPDGVVLLVDVDSPLLGPDGAAAVFGPQKGASADDVLALERGLERFASLVDVDPTTPGAGAAGGTGFGLLAWGARLQPGAVAVAEAVRLADALAHGDVVVTGEGRFDGQTAAGKTVSLVRRMADAAGVPVVLVAGSVEAPADGFSDVVSTTQLAGDVLESTTRASFWLGEAAALAAGRWAR encoded by the coding sequence ATGTCGAGACTCCGGGTGGTCCTCGCCCCCGATTCGTTCAAGGGCAGCCTGGATGCGTCCGAGGCTGCCGCCGCCCTCGCCGCAGGGTGGTCCCGGTCTCGGCCCGAGGACGAGATCGTCGCGCTGCCTCTCGCCGACGGCGGAGAAGGCACCCTGGACGCGTTCGAGCGGGCCGTCCCCGGAAGCATCCGCCACGAGGTCGTCGTGGAGGGCCCCGACGGCCGTCCCGTCGACGCCCCCTGGCTGGCGCTTCCCGACGGCACGGCCGTCGTCGAACTCGCCTCGTCCTGCGGGCTCGGCTTCCTGATCTCACCCGCGCCGCACGACGCGACCACCCGCGGTCTGGGTGACGTCATCCGCGCGGCCGTCGGCGCCGGCGCCGTGCGGCTGCTCGTCGGCCTCGGGGGCAGCGGGTCGACGGACGGGGGAGCAGGTGCTCTGGCGGCCCTCGGCGCCCGGATCGTCGATTCTCTCGGGGAGCCCGTCGGTCCCGGCAACCACGGGCTCACCACGGCTGCCCGGGTCGATCTCTCGGGTCTGATCGCCCTCCCGCCCGACGGCGTCGTCCTGCTGGTCGACGTCGACAGCCCCCTGCTCGGCCCCGACGGAGCCGCTGCCGTGTTCGGGCCGCAGAAGGGTGCCTCGGCCGACGACGTCCTCGCGCTCGAACGGGGTCTCGAGCGCTTCGCGAGCCTCGTCGACGTCGATCCCACGACCCCCGGGGCGGGGGCCGCAGGCGGAACGGGCTTCGGTCTGCTCGCCTGGGGTGCTCGTCTGCAGCCCGGGGCCGTCGCCGTCGCCGAGGCCGTCCGACTCGCGGACGCCCTGGCCCACGGTGACGTGGTCGTCACCGGAGAAGGGCGGTTCGACGGTCAGACCGCCGCCGGGAAGACCGTCTCGCTCGTGCGGCGGATGGCCGACGCGGCCGGAGTCCCGGTCGTCCTCGTCGCCGGTTCCGTCGAAGCGCCCGCTGACGGTTTCTCCGACGTCGTGTCGACCACGCAGCTGGCGGGCGACGTCCTCGAGTCGACGACCCGCGCCTCCTTCTGGCTGGGCGAGGCGGCCGCGCTGGCAGCCGGGCGGTGGGCACGATGA